The Elusimicrobiaceae bacterium nucleotide sequence TTTGGCAAAATCAGCATCCGTAGTGTAAATGAAGGCATCTTTTTGCACATAGGCCGCCGGTATTTGTACACGTTTTAAATATTCACGTTTAATCACTTCGCGTTCTTTAATATCACGCACCGGCACTAAAACCGTTTTAATCGTTTTAGAACTATTCAACTTCTTTTGGGCGTTATTAACAATAAGCCCATATACTAAGGCTGCAAGCAATGCCAAAACAAATGGCAACAATAATCCTTTTTTCATTTTTTCTCCTTAAATTAAATCCCAGTTTTATTAAAGCAAATTTTCAACTATATCGGCTACTTTTTAGGGTCAGAGCTGGCATATATTTTTTCGACCGGCATACGTGTGACTGCCTCTACCTTGCGAATGCCGTCCTTTTTGGGTTCACTGGCTAGCAACCAGCTAGTTCCGGGAAAAGCCAACTCTATCGGATAAACAACCGTCACCACAACATCTTCATGACGGTGAGCCGTATACATCGGGTCTACACCCGTTGATTCTATTTTTACACCTACTGTAATACGGTCTGCATCAGCACCAAACACTTTACGCTTTGCAGCATTAATTTTATTTTTAGCCGTACTGGAGTTTGCTTTACCGCTAGGCTTATTGGCGGCCACCAAAGCTCCGATACGGGCAAATTCATAGGAAGCGTGATTGGCTATAATCGTGTGATAGGCAATATTTCCATATTCCAAGATAAAGAATATCATCAACATCAGCACCGGCAGAATAAGCATCAATTCCACCGTCACTTGCCCTTCACGCTCCCTACGAAAAAGTTTCATGCGTTTACGCCGCCTGATTATTCAGCAGAGCTTACGCCGCCGATGATTTTTTGTTTTACGCTGTCAAACACTTCCGGCATCATGTTTTTTACCAAGGTACCCACCAAAAGGGCAATACCCACCACTACGCCTAACATGATGATGTATTCAATGGTGTTTTGACCTTCTTTTCTTTTAACACAATTAAAAGCAGCTTCTTTCACGGCTTCTAATTTGTTTTGCATGGCAATAATAAACTTCATAGACTCCTCCTGATTTTTAAAAACTAATTATTTGTTGCGTCATATACTGACAAAATGAGTTTTGCGCCTTGATCAAACTGTTGAGGAACCAAGTTGGAATACAAAGCATAAAAGGCTAAAAACGCACCAAATAAGGCTCCCGCCGTAATCACATACTCAATGGCGGTCTGTCCTTTACGGTTGCGGCAAATTTGCCCTACTTTGCACACATTCTTCATACATTCCTCAAATTATCAAACAACTAAAACTGTACAGATACGGCAATTTGTTGAGAAGTACCCAACGCTCCAAACGGAGTGACGGCATAATCTAGGCTGGCACCGTAGCCAAACAATTCAGAACTATAGATACCAAAACCAAAAGAAATTTTGGAGGTGGAATCCAATCCTAAACTCTTTAAATTGTCACTATCGCTATAACCGGTGCTTTCGCGGTCATACCAACCTACGCGCAAATCAAAACGGGCCACTTGCAGCAAATCTTCGGGAATATGTACTTCCAACCCGATGCCTAAACGTCCTTCATCATCGCGGTATTTCATATATTCGCCGGATACGGTCCAATATTTGGTATTAATATCACCGCCCAAGCGCCAACCGCGCGGCATTTCTTCCTTATCGCCAATATTTACGATAGCACCGCCTAAACCCAACCATTTCCACGGGCGTGCTTTGGCACCTACGTCAAAGCCTACATTGGTATAGCGATACGTGTCCAATTTTTCATTGATATACTTGGCCGTAGCACCAATTTGCAAACCTTGATTAAAAAATCCGCGAGACAAGGACAAACTGCCCACAAAGTTTTGTACCGGTTTGCCGATTTCCGGTTGTTGATAACCGTATTCGTCACGATAATCAAAACCGTCCATATCCATGTAGTTAAACGTCACACCGATAATGGTTTTTCCCATAGGCTGCAAATAAGCCAAGGTGCGGGCCTTATAGCCTTGCAAGTAATCTAAATAAGAGAACTGAATCTCCCGCGTGGTAGCCGAAGCGGCACCGGCGGGGTTCCAGAACAATGCTTC carries:
- a CDS encoding pilus assembly protein, with translation MKLFRREREGQVTVELMLILPVLMLMIFFILEYGNIAYHTIIANHASYEFARIGALVAANKPSGKANSSTAKNKINAAKRKVFGADADRITVGVKIESTGVDPMYTAHRHEDVVVTVVYPIELAFPGTSWLLASEPKKDGIRKVEAVTRMPVEKIYASSDPKK